GCCTTCCTacattgtctttttaaaattccTTATTTGAAGaacatttaaactttttacATCGGTGTTGGAACACTGTTTCGCTTCACGCCGGGGAGCCATTACATTGGGGTTCTGGTATGAGtaagtctggttattaacaaatattaatggtAATACAACTTAATATTCATAAATTCATTGTAGTAGGTGCATTAGCTCAAATACTTAAAAATGGCTATCCGAAGGAATGAATAATTATCTAAATAATTagtcattatatttaatataatgattaattatatacatttgtatGACTTCATTTAAATTAAGTCACCTGGGGGCACCACCGCTCTGAGGAAAATGATAGCAAGTtaatctcataaaatatactagacAATGAATTAGGAAATCTGAATAATAATggataattaaatgaaaaactaaaaacacaatgaCCATCTCAATAGCCAGTAAAGGTTGAAAGATTTTGGAATTCTTTGATAGTAGAGGTTGGAAATACTCACtcttgtacaacattaaacaaacatgtatattccaaaaaacatttattaataagataataaatgtcaaaacacacaatatctaataCTAAACAATCAAGTTTACCTGTCGGGGTCGCGCTGAAGATAATATGCACGTGGTCCTGAAACCGTCTCTACGTGCTCCCCGTACGcgtgtgtagaacaaaggggACATATAAAGCAGGAGCTTTGAGTCCTTatctctgtgtgttgctgtgttgaAAAGGAAAATTCACAAATGATGCGTTTATGATAATGGTTAATAAGAAGATGTCAGTGTGCGTGAGACTGTGTGAACAATGCTAACACATCACCTGTTGAAACAACCTCATGTTACCCATTAGCTCAatacaacagattacacaatacagTTCAGAGAATAAACCAAATCACCAGCCCTCCCGGAgaaactcagggttaagtgccttgctcaggggcacaatggtggcagccctggtattgaactcacaacgttccactagaccaccaccaccaccaccaccattatTATTGGCAAAACACTGGTAAATTGTTGGCCTTATCTCTGGGTAACACATTTGTATGCATTTCATGGGCATGAACTTTCAAATATTCATATAGAAATTAAATTTTtcataaagacaaaaaagcaaGGTAGAATGACCTTATAAACCTATTTAAACTGacttaataatacacatcaagcGCAAAAACTAATAAAGCAAAACAGTCAACACATcaatgaatataaaaatatctTTCAAAGCTTATTTAACCAAATCCATTTAGGTCATTAAGTGAAGTATTCCCACCAATTAGACATTAAATATGATTGCTAACACATGAAAGTATTGAACAGTCCAACAGGCCTGCGAGGCTTCTTTTCCCAAGAAAAATACAGATCCCACCTTTAAACTAAAGTGAGAACATGAAGTAAGTGAGAGGTCCAATATTCTTGCTGTCAGATGATTTCACTGTCATTGTATACctctaaatacacatttttgcaaataaaacaaagtcaaaaTGTGGCTCATTTTGGCAAAAGTGGCCTCATACGAACACAGTTCTTCCAGCTCTCAGGACAGGGCTGGGAAACGTGGAGAAGTGGGGAGACTACTTGGAATACATCTTAAAGTAAAGCACACACCATGTACGTACATAATACTTacatacacagcacacacatatatatactctTTACGTGGCTAAAAATTAATGTGTTGCTTGTAAATTAGATAAGATTATGGTGCATATTAATGTatgaatatacatttgaattgggtgtttttaacttaattaaaaaatgttggatacatatatttctttaataagGGTTCAACATGTGACTGAATCTTTATATAGATATTAAACAActtacaaaaaacacatttttccaaaTGCTCTCACAGCAATtgctgaacatttattttattgtggaGAAAACCAAATGTGACCTGAGGCTGTTCATATATGATGATGGAATAATGTCAGTAATATTACAGTTTAGATGGGACAGTATACGCTGACTCTGCTGAGCATCGTTCAGTTCTTTTTCCCTTCCAACTCATCCTTGGTGAGGTATTTGATGTGTGTCCATATACACCATGTCTGCAGAGAAATCGATTGGATGTTTGGCTATGAGACAACTTTACATGAAGAAATGCAACATGAAATATGAGCAGCAATTATTTCAATACAACGTCAACTTTTGTCAACATGATTAGAACTATCATAGGTTATTTTTACCTCCACTGATAGAGCCAGCAGCCGtcctgcagccagcagcagggtCCCCAGAGCCTGGATCCAGGGAGGCAGATACAGCCAGTGGGATAGTAAACCCCTCTGATAACCAAACAGCCACAAGGGGAGGCAGTGCAGCCCGCTCACCACCCAAGTGCCAAGAGCTGTCCGAAACCCTAACAGCACCAGATACACGGTTCAATCTCAAATTGACTTCTAGAATATGTGCTTTATCTTGAGCTACACTGTACATCAACATCAACTTATTCACAGTGACAGACTTTTACCGTTTGTCATGATGACTTGTATAAATCGAGGGCTGGTGATAAAGCTGCTCTTCCACTGGTCACCTCTGCCGTTGtggttacacacatacacacaccactcCAGAGCAGACACCAGCCAACCCCACTGTAATACAATAAATCATTATAAATCAGACAAGAAACATTGAACACCATCTACAATATGGTACACTAAGTGAAAGTGTTTCCACCAGACATACAAGTATTATTCCTTCAGAGTCAcaagtaaatacatcataagtGAATCCGTACAGACAAGGTTTAGTGGCACGGTGCAGGCAGCTGCTGGTTAAATGAGGATTCATATGGATCAGGGCTGGGTCACATTGCTTTGCATTGTAGTCAGTTActgaatacaaattaaatggaaaatttcaaatgtaatctgattacataaCCCAGATTACATGTAATCCGTTACTACAAACCTTGAGGATTTCTTTCTTGGCAAATACTAAGGTACTCCTTTGTACCAAAAGTGTGTAACTACTGTCAATCTAAAAGActaaaaataatctaaatctaaaaataattctAATATGATAATCATAAAGTGACATCGCAGCCTAACGTGAGCCCGTCAcagtgtggatgtgtgtatTCTACATGTGCTGAATGCTCTGCAGCCAACAGACCTCAAACAGCAGGCTCCACAGCATGCCTCTGCCCAGGTTGTCCACCACTACGTCCAGCCAGGCTCCAAACCTGGAGCTCTGGCCCAGCCTCCTTGCCAGCCAGCCGTCCACTCctgcacagaaaacataacGCTCAGGCACTCGGTGACTGTTCCTCCTGGCAAggcatctttgggttttgaaagTGGAAGCAACTATAACAACATGCAAGACCTAAGATTCTGTTCTGCACTCATGCGGTATCATTTTCAGCATTTCATTAATAATACCTTTGATTTAAAAATCACGTTGTCCATCTTTTACATGATATGATAGGATGCAGCTTGATTAATCACATGTCACAGCAGataaagcacaggtgtaatcaAGGGCATAACATGGGGTACATGTCCCCACCAATATCCACCAAATACTGAATTGTCCCTGGCAAAACTACACCCGCAAATTAGCGATAGAATAAGATAAAGGCAGTATTCTAGTCTGTCAACCACAACGGAGTATTATGGACACTGTGAGAATTTCTTTTTTGAGATTTTGagaattaattataatattttgagACAGGCAGCTCTGTGTCGCCGTCTCTGTCCCAACCCTCGCTTATAGAGAGCTCTGCTCTGTCTTCAGACTCCAGGATGCTTCCCACTCTGAAGCTGAGGGAAGTGGATGTGAGATGCACTTTAAAATTGTAAGAGAGCATACAGTTGTAATATCT
This genomic interval from Cottoperca gobio chromosome 13, fCotGob3.1, whole genome shotgun sequence contains the following:
- the LOC115017789 gene encoding uncharacterized protein LOC115017789, whose amino-acid sequence is MGLLVLLYWPNIIGYFRIGLVFAAWATHETPAVFVFLYSIFIALDGVDGWLARRLGQSSRFGAWLDVVVDNLGRGMLWSLLFEWGWLVSALEWCVYVCNHNGRGDQWKSSFITSPRFIQVIMTNGFRTALGTWVVSGLHCLPLWLFGYQRGLLSHWLYLPPWIQALGTLLLAAGRLLALSVETWCIWTHIKYLTKDELEGKKN